From the genome of Colletotrichum higginsianum IMI 349063 chromosome 4, whole genome shotgun sequence, one region includes:
- a CDS encoding Casein kinase II subunit beta, which produces MSTSSGAPESWISSFCSLLGHEYFAEVSEEFIEDDFNLTGLQNQVAMYKEALEMILDVEPEEDEDEEEEEDEDEEENDSGDQDRLGPRHDRRQHSRMASDLSVIESSSEMLYGLIHQRFICSRAGIQQMSEKYELGHFGCCPRTNCDQARTLPVGLSDIPGEDTVKLFCPSCLDVYVPPNSRFQTVDGAFFGRTFGALFLLTFPEYDLTKRGAEVLNSGGARINDDSTEMINGMYAKNIAPGLGAGRIYEPRIYGFRVSEVAKSGPRMQWLRDRPEDMTELDEARLYADEHPDSDEEDESMNGNGRPTPRRRAPRGNARLRAQRQAQNGSPMNVETNGAESEL; this is translated from the exons atgtCCACCTCTTCGGGGGCCCCGGAGTCTTGGATATCTTCCTTCTGctctcttcttggccacgAGTACTTCGCTGAGGTCTCTGAGGAGTTCATCGAAGATGATTTCAATCTCACTGGCCTGCAGAACCAGGTCGCGATGTACAAGGAGGCTCTTGAG ATGATTCTCGATGTGGAGCctgaagaggacgaggacgaagaggaagaggaggacgaagacgaagaggagaacGATTCGGGAGACCAAGACCGACTCGGCCCCAGGCACGACCGGAGACAACATAGCCGCATGGCCAGCGACCTTAGCGTCATCGAGTCTTCCTCCGAGATGCTCTACGGTCTGATTCATCAGCGGTTCATCTGCTCACGGGCGGGAATCCAACAGATGAGCGAGAAGTATGAGCTGGGTCACTTTGGCTGCTGTCCTCGGACAAACTGCGATCAAGCAAGAACACTCCCGGTGGGCCTGTCTGATATCCCCGGCGAAGACACCGTGAAGTTGTTCTGCCCCTCCTGCCTCGACGTCTACGTCCCTCCCAATAGTCGCTTCCAGACCGTTGATGGAGCCTTCTTCGGCCGCACATTTGGTgccctcttccttctcaCATTCCCCGAGTACGATCTCACCAAGCGTGGAGCAGAGGTCCTCAACAGTGGCGGCGCACGCATCAACGACGACTCGACCGAGATGATCAACGGCATGTACGCCAAAAACATTGCGCCTGGTCTGGGTGCTGGCCGGATATACGAGCCTCGCATCTATGGCTTCCGTGTCTCTGAAGTCGCTAAGTCTGGTCCGCGGATGCAGTGGTTGCGAGACAGACCGGAAGACATGaccgagctggacgaggcgcGACTCTATGCAGATGAGCACCCCGACTcggatgaggaagacgagagCATGAACGGCAACGGGCGGCCCacacctcggcgccgtgcccCGCGTGGCAATGCACGCCTTCGCGCGCAACGCCAGGCCCAGAACGGCAGCCCTATGAATGTCGAGACGAACGGTGCCGAGTCAGAGCTTTGA
- a CDS encoding JmjC domain-containing protein, giving the protein MRRRVPFWCRTIGSPKLPSISRNLSTVKSVEVTETPYNAVNVVEFRQSSFKSGSPLLFRQPATPSSKTPLPSLSSKWFGHDGTVRSQSLKQEPSVTFTPYMEQFAHHMLPYEIMSPQLSENTGLVVDTINQFLTWLASGSDPMGAVLAGIVHAASHPDASEPRFSSFVAPLMLLLKAAEFNRLHEKKIKQLYIAQAQLADLPPELRDDLPVPRIVMEAGKGDVYGSSLWLGLEPTYTPLHRDPNPNLFCQLVGNKIIRLLPPPSGDRLYRKVQTQIQQSGNSRIRTIEMMEGRERVVMNTAVWGMEGPEEIVEARLSPGDALFIPTGWWHSVKSGNHDGRLNASVNWWFR; this is encoded by the coding sequence ATGCGACGTCGTGTACCATTCTGGTGCCGGACAATCGGGTCGCCCAAGTTGCCGTCGATAAGCCGAAACCTGTCAACCGTTAAGTCTGTCGAAGTCACAGAAACGCCATACAACGCGGTCAATGTAGTCGAATTCCGACAGTCTTCATTCAAGTCGGGAAGCCCTCTTCTATTCAGGCAACCCGCCACACCATCAAGCAAGACCCCACTCCCATCATTATCATCAAAATGGTTCGGTCATGATGGAACCGTTCGATCCCAGAGTCTCAAGCAGGAGCCCTCCGTTACATTCACCCCTTACATGGAACAGTTTGCTCATCACATGCTACCCTATGAAATAATGAGCCCCCAACTCTCCGAAAACACGGGCCTTGTCGTCGACACGATAAATCAATTCCTGACCTGGCTCGCTTCAGGCTCAGACCCAATGGGCGCGGTGCTAGCCGGCATCGTTCACGCCGCGTCCCATCCAGATGCCTCAGAGCCGCGCTTCTCCTCTTTTGTCGCCCCTTTAATGCTTTTACTCAAGGCTGCAGAGTTCAATAGACTGCATGAGAAGAAAATCAAACAGCTCTACATAGCCCAGGCCCAGCTCGCTGATCTCCCGCCGGAACTTCGGGATGATCTTCCCGTCCCGCGCATCGTGATGGAGGCTGGCAAAGGCGACGTCTACGGCTCGAGCTTGTGGCTCGGGTTGGAACCAACTTATACCCCGCTCCACCGCGACCCGAATCCCAATTTGTTCTGCCAACTCGTCGGTAACAAGATCATACGTCTTCTACCCCCTCCATCCGGAGATCGCTTGTACCGCAAGGTGCAGACTCAGATTCAACAATCCGGGAACAGCCGCATCAGAACTATCGAGATGATGGAAGGCCGTGAGAGGGTCGTTATGAACACTGCGGTTTGGGGCATGGAGGGGCCTGAAGAAATTGTGGAAGCCAGATTAAGCCCAGGAGATGCTCTGTTCATCCCAACGGGTTGGTGGCACAGTGTCAAGAGTGGGAATCACGATGGGAGACTCAACGCGTCGGTGAACTGGTGGTTCAGATAA
- a CDS encoding Cytochrome P450 → MGIICPSIVLVAGIVLALLWAIFGQTRLMRNGIPLRRPPGTLPLAGNGINFLRDRQKLFDWFTKCEQLYGHETLQISVPSLPPGVIISDPRNLEYVFKNEGIFAKGEFFKRRSRDLFGNGIINVDGDLWKIQRKAGLSFLNTSNLRVLTDVALPQYLSQSVAFLKSKTDKGVIDLQAVFHELTTQLMGKMAYNMEMHAEDEFGLAFDDASGATAERFQNPLWFVTELLTGVRLRSSISTVKAFGRTIVSSAMADRKSRPQTEKQVPDDASKDRLDHISGSLIQSFLDSIGDEQLVADAALNYLSAGKDTTAQALTWTFYLLMKHPEVVAKIREEVDHVTEGSEITLDRAIAERGNPNSMPYVSAVFCEALRIFPPIPFEIKQAVQATTLPDGTFLPQNSVVVWCTWAMNRSCATWGPDADEFRPERWLVGGKVTNKSASEFPVFNGGPRTCLGKKMAEIIAVQVIATVAGLFDCVRVDSSTRVSKSSLTLPMKDGLPCFVRHRAAVPK, encoded by the exons ATGGGCATCATATGCCCTTCGATAGTCCTTGTTGCGggcatcgtcctcgctcTATTATGGGCCATTTTTGGCCAAACAAGACTGATGAGAAATGGCATCCCACTACG ACGTCCTCCTGGCACTCTACCGCTGGCTGGAAACGGCATCAATTTCTTAAGGGACCGGCAAAAGCTGTTTGACTGGTTCACCAAGTGCGAGCAGCTCTACGGCCACGAAACACTGCAGATCTCCGTCCCGAGCCTACCACCTGGCGTCATTATCAGTGACCCAAGGAACCTGGAATACGTCTTCAAAAACGAGGGAATATTTGCCAAGGGCGAGTTCTTTAAGCGGCGGTCCAGAGACTTGTTCG GAAACGGCATTATCAATGTTGACGGCGACCTATGGAAAATCCAACGCAAAGCGGGGCTTAGCTTCCTCAACACATCCAACTTGAGAGTCCTGACAGATGTGGCTCTACCGCAGTACCTATCGCAGAGTgtggccttcttgaagagcaAGACTGACAAGGGTGTCATTGACTTACAGGCCGTCTTTCACGAACTCACGACACAGCTCATGGGAAAGATGGCGTACAAC ATGGAGATGCATGCCGAAGATGAGTTTGGTCTCGCTTTCGATGATGCGTCCGGTGCCACTGCCGAACGATTCCAGAACCCGCTGTGGTTCGTCACCGAATTGCTCACCGGTGTTCGGCTGCGGAGCTCTATCTCGACCGTCAAGGCATTTGGACGAACCATCGTCTCCAGTGCGATGGCAGACAGGAAGAGCCGTCCCCAAACCGAGAAGCAGGTTCCCGATGATGCCAGCAAGGACAGACTAGATCATATCTCGGGCAGTTTGATCCAGTCGTTCTTGGACTCCATAGGGGACGAGCAGCTGGTCGCCGATGCCGCGTTGAACTACCTTTCTGCCGGCAAAGACACAACAGCGCAGGCCCTCACGTGGACATTCTACTTGCTGATGAAACATCCCGAGGTCGTGGCCAAGATCCGTGAGGAGGTCGACCATGTTACAGAGGGCAGCGAGATAACCCTCGACAGGGCCATCGCAGAACGGGGCAATCCAAACTCGATGCCATATGTCTCCGCCGTCTTTTGCGAAGCCCTGCGTATCTTCCCGCCCATCCCTTTTGAGATCAAGCAGGCTGTGCAGGCGACCACTCTACCAGATGGCACATTTTTGCCCCAGAACTCCGTTGTTGTGTGGTGCACCTGGGCAATGAACCGATCGTGTGCCACATGGGGTCCTGACGCGGACGAGTTCCGCCCTGAGCGTTGGCTGGTCGGTGGCAAGGTGACGAATAAGAGCGCCTCCGAGTTCCCTGTCTTCAACGGGGGGCCGAGGACGTGTCTGGGCAAGAAGATGGCAGAGATCATTGCCGTGCAGGTGATCGCCACGGTGGCTGGCCTGTTCGACTGTGTGAGGGTTGACAGTTCGACGAGGGTCAGCAAGAGCAGTCTTACACTTCCTATGAAGGATGGACTCCCTTGCTTTGTGCGCCACAGGGCCGCTGTGCCCAAATAA